The following are from one region of the Littorina saxatilis isolate snail1 linkage group LG4, US_GU_Lsax_2.0, whole genome shotgun sequence genome:
- the LOC138963817 gene encoding uncharacterized protein, whose amino-acid sequence MDMKSLTGLYLVLSLSAVSVLSECPTDTAKRAQQCFTDLARGVATVDDSNNRGNSNTNNNLDPGPGLPPGAQGPGSQGPGSQGVSGAMPLDYRKIREYCAEDGHMPRFVRCVEELSVQCPDLPPEGALQQLINPERVRTSVPNLCNNVDKVEASSECMNREMNTRSPCKERAYAMIKSGMTETAANNTAMFFIQCRFFSILAECQRTAVSEECGDNLGDLHADFLLSFVPNICLKNNDLSKGQGQDDDLHKKDSDFLNDVNRGGEQLQKKEGQDSEHKGQGQNKNIQGQGNKNDIAEEKTQGGGDKTFEESVQSVKDKSQNINKTPKKVPQQKPVNQKSGTTPHESDIYQQVLRTLPPNIALKEPVKTAASPKGSVPTINTMKKDSRSQESKLKSDGTSTDNSDQVAILSSGNRSEQGKLLVVVVCVVASLGSLLLLGNDEFV is encoded by the exons ATGGACATGAAAAGCCTCACTGGATTAT ACCTCGTGCTGTCACTGTCAGCAGTCAGCGTGCTCAGTGAATGTCCCACGGACACAGCCAAGCGGGCACAGCAATGCTTCACCGACCTGGCAAGAGGGGTCGCCACCGTCGACGACAGCAACAACAGAGGCAACAGCAACACCAACAATAACCTTGACCCTGGCCCTGGCCTTCCCCCGGGGGCACAGGGGCCAGGGTCACAGGGGCCAGGGTCACAGGGGGTGAGCGGCGCCATGCCTCTAGACTACAGGAAAATTCGCGAGTACTGTGCCGA GGACGGTCACATGCCACGGTTTGTGCGGTGTGTGGAAGAGTTGTCTGTCCAGTGCCCGGATCTACCGCCAGAGGGCGCCCTGCAACAGCTGATCAACCCAGAGCGCGTGCGCACTAGCGTCCCGAACCTCTGCAACAACGTCGATA AAGTGGAAGCGAGCTCGGAGTGCATGAACCGCGAGATGAACACGAGAAGTCCGTGCAAGGAGCGAGCCTATGCAATGATCAAGTCTGGGATGACAGAGACTGCTGCCAATAACACGGCTATGTTCTTCATCCaatgccg GTTTTTCAGTATACTAGCCGAATGCCAAAGGACAGCCGTGTCTGAAGAATGCGGAGACAACCTAGGTGACCTTCATGCAGACTTCCTTCTCTCCTTCGTTCCCAACATCTGCCTCAAAAACAACGACCTTagcaaaggtcaaggtcaagacGATGACCTTCACAAAAAGGACAGTGACTTTCTGAACGACGTGAATCGCGGCGGAGAACAGCTGCAGAAGAAGGAAGGTCAAGACAGCGAAcacaaaggtcaaggtcaaaataaaaatattcaaGGTCAAGGAAACAAAAATGACATTGCAGAAGAGAAAACCCAAGGTGGTGGCGATAAGACTTTCGAAGAGAGTGTTCAGAGTGTGAAAGATAAAAGCCAGAACATCAACAAGACACCAAAAAAAGTTCCGCAGCAGAAACCTGTCAACCAAAAGTCCGGAACTACTCCACATGAAAGCGATATTTACCAACAG GTGCTGCGGACACTGCCGCCCAACATCGCTCTCAAGGAACCAGTTAAAACTGCAGCATCCCCCAAAGGCTCCGTTCCTACCATCAACACCATGAAGAAAGATTCAAGATCCCAAGAATCGAAACTCAAGTCGGACGGAACATCCACCGACAACTCAGACCAAGTCGCCATTTTATCCAGCGGGAACAGGAGTGAGCAAGGGAAGTTACTCGTggtcgttgtgtgtgtggttgcttCCCTTGGATCGTTGCTGTTGCTTGGCAATGACGAGTTCGTTTGA